The proteins below come from a single Miscanthus floridulus cultivar M001 chromosome 1, ASM1932011v1, whole genome shotgun sequence genomic window:
- the LOC136478171 gene encoding myosin-binding protein 7-like, translating to MDPVADPSPSRRSLKRRPPARSPELSPKAGPGPGAGEAAEEELIRRVEELEAAAARLRGEKEAAEEAARGLRLELDAERASAETAASEAMLMIERLQREKAAAQMEARQFKRYAEGREDREREVQEDLASLSDLAASYHSRLQSHGIDPDSFTDEEEDEESYEEVGAEDVEQVDMTGHEVERNARDSSSGMEVKAMVVGNDRDGEEEEDDEEEEPSSPVEKEFEYTVDVTCASTTKPATSVVAEYVGDGNSGGLYARVEALEADRVALRREIAALQAERAQLVMAREMARRLCWEMVAEQRAIVKKAVVPASSFSVLRICKWVLSILFWRNRSSTVKYTFGLSTTFLGLLLLLDRSALLSPWLRLPRPQR from the exons ATGGATCCGGTCGCGGACCCGTCGCCGTCGCGGCGGTCCCTGAAGCGGCGGCCGCCGGCGCGGTCGCCGGAGCTGTCGCCCAAGGCGGGTCCGGGTCCGGGGGCAGGGGAGGCGGCAGAGGAGGAGCTGATCCGGCGGGTGGAGGagctggaggcggcggcggcgcggctgcgCGGGGAGAAGGAGGCCGCGGAGGAGGCCGCGCGGGGCCTGCGGCTGGAGCTCGACGCGGAGCGGGCCTCCGCGGAGACGGCGGCCAGCGAGGCCATGCTCATGATCGAGCGCCTGCAGCGGGAGAAGGCCGCCGCGCAGATGGAGGCCCGCCAGTTCAAGCGCTACGCCGAGGGCCGCGAGGACAGGGAGCGCGAGGTGCAGGAGGATCTCGCCTCGCTCTCCGACCTCGCTGCATCCTACCACTCCCGCCTCCAGTCCCACGGCATCGACCCGGACTCCTTCACCGAcgaagaggaggatgaggaatcGTACGAGGAGGTGGGCGCCGAAGACGTGGAGCAGGTCGACATGACTGGGCATGAGGTGGAGCGGAACGCCCGCGACTCGAGCAGTGGCATGGAGGTGAAAGCCATGGTCGTCGGCAACGACCGcgatggggaggaagaggaggacgacgaggaggaggagccgtCGTCCCCCGTGGAGAAGGAATTCGAGTACACGGTGGATGTTACCTGCGCGAGCACAACGAAACCAGCTACGTCTGTGGTCGCAGAGTATGTGGGCGACGGGAACTCGGGGGGATTGTATGCAAGGGTCGAGGCGCTGGAGGCAGACAGGGTGGCGCTGCGGAGGGAGATTGCCGCTCTGCAGGCGGAGAGGGCACAGCTGGTGATGGCCAGGGAGATGGCGCGGCGGCTCTGCTGGGAGATGGTTGCTGAGCAGAGAGCCATTGTGAAGAAAGCAGTAGTCCCTGCGAGCAGTTTCTCAGTGCTCAGGATTTGCAAG TGGGTGCTCTCAATACTATTTTGGAGAAACAGAAGCTCTACAGTCAA GTATACCTTTGGTTTGTCGACTACATTCCTTGGCCTCCTGCTGCTTCTCGACAGATCCGCATTGTTGAGTCCCTGGTTACGTCTGCCAAGGCCACAAAGAtga
- the LOC136477223 gene encoding probable glutamate carboxypeptidase VP8 isoform X1, with translation MPHSVLARLPHGSIRLVVVFGLLLLVSLLVLHHRPGRPHVAAAATGGGLPDTSALFLSLSPGANASIAADLRALTAGPHLAGTPASAGAAAHVLARLRAAGLQTLTREYEPLLSYPGHASLALLRPDGSLLKRLSLEEPADEGHRVVPPYHAYAPSGGAVAEAVFVNLGREEDYVALERLGVGVRGRVAVARRGGGYRGGVVARAAEKGAVAVLIAGNADGGVERGVVLLGGPGDPLTPGWAATSGAERLGFDDKAVKRRFPTIPSMPVSAKTAAAIIRSLGGPAMPAEWKNGLGVDVGGVGPGPTLVNFTYQEDRKFRKIRDIFGIIKGNEEPDRYVILGNHRDAWTYGAVDPNSGTAALLDIARRLGMMLQSGWKPQRSIILCSWDAEEFGMIGSTEWVEENLEDLHSKAVAYLNVDCAVQGVGFFAGSTPQLDKLLVDVTRQVKDPDVTGKMIHDTWNEMSGGIKIERLARTDSDFAPFLHHAGIPSVDLYYGEEFPGYHTALDTYNWMEKHGDPLFLRHLAITEIWGLLALRLANDPVLPFDYQGYSSQLQEHIKAFSALTSNSQAVNLMNGFINDLSAAAMEVLKEMKKLQQLDLYDEHARMRRRLLNDRLLLAERSFLQPEGLQGRGWFKHLLYSPPEDYESKFSFFPGIADAISRSANLSDKEREGAMQHEVWKVCRAIQRAASVLRGEFSEQKPTKFSSLVAP, from the exons ATGCCGCACTCCGTCCTCGCCCGCCTGCCCCACGGCTCCATCCGGCTCGTCGTCGTCTTCGGGCTGCTGCTCCTCGTCTCGCTGCTCGTCCTCCACCACCGCCCCGGGAGGCCCCATGTGgcggccgccgccaccggcgGCGGCCTCCCCGATACCTCCGCCCTGTTCCTGTCGCTATCCCCGGGGGCCAACGCGAGCATCGCGGCCGACCTCCGCGCGCTCACCGCGGGGCCGCACCTCGCGGGGACGCCCGCGTCGGCGGGGGCCGCCGCGCACGTGCTCGCCCGCCTCCGCGCCGCGGGGCTCCAAACCCTAACGCGCGAGTACGAGCCGCTGCTCTCGTACCCCGGGCACGCCTCCCTCGCGCTGCTCCGGCCCGACGGGTCCCTGCTCAAGCGCCTGTCGCTCGAGGAGCCCGCGGACGAGGGGCACCGCGTCGTTCCGCCGTACCACGCGTACGCGCCGTCCGGCGGGGCCGTCGCGGAGGCGGTGTTCGTCAACCTCGGCCGGGAGGAGGACTATGTCGCGCTCGAGAGGCTTGGGGTGGGCGTGCGCGGCCGCGTCGCGGTGGCGCGCCGCGGGGGCGGGTACCGCGGCGGGGTGGTGGCGCGCGCAGCGGAGAAGGGAGCCGTCGCCGTGCTCATCGCCGGCAACGCGGACGGCGGCGTCGAGAGAGGAGTCGTTCTTCTCGGTGGCCCCGGCGATCCGCTCACCCCCGGGTGGGCCGCCACCAGTGGTGCGGAGCGTTTGGGGTTCGACGATAAGGCAGTCAAGCGGCGGTTTCCGACTATCCCCTCCATGCCGGTGTCGGCCAAGACGGCAGCAGCGATCATTCGAAGCCTGGGCGGTCCGGCCATGCCGGCTGAATGGAAGAACGGCCTCGGGGTGGATGTCGGTGGCGTTGGACCTGGCCCCACGCTGGTCAACTTCACCTATCAG GAGGACAGGAAGTTTCGTAAGATACGAGACATTTTTGGTATCATAAAAGGGAATGAAGAACCTGATCGTTACGTGATACTCGGTAACCACAGAGATGCATGGACCTATGGAGCAGTTGATCCTAACAGTGGGACAGCTGCACTTCTAGACATTGCCCGGCGTCTTGGAATGATGCTGCAATCAGGATGGAAACCACAGAGGTCCATCATTCTTTGTAGTTGGGACGCTGAAGAATTTGGGATG ATAGGATCAACTGAATGGGTTGAAGAGAACCTCGAAGATCTGCATTCCAAAGCTGTAGCTTACTTGAATGTTGATTGTGCCGTGCAAGGTGTGGGATTTTTTGCTGGCTCTACTCCCCAGTTGGACAAACTCTTGGTTGATGTTACAAGACAG GTGAAGGATCCTGATGTCACGGGAAAGATGATTCATGATACATGGAATGAAATGAGTGGTGGCATCAAA ATAGAAAGGCTTGCCAGAACTGATTCCGATTTTGCTCCATTTCTACATCATGCTGGAATTCCCTCTGTAGACTTGTACTATGGAGAAG AATTTCCTGGTTACCATACTGCTCTTGACACTTATAATTGGATGGAAAAGCATGGCGATCCATTGTTTCTTCGTCATTTGGCTA TCACAGAAATTTGGGGACTATTAGCTCTTCGATTGGCCAATGATCCCGTGTTACCTTTTGATTATCAAGGTTACAGTTCACAGTTACAG GAGCATATAAAAGCATTTTCTGCCCTGACGAGTAATAGCCAAGCagtaaatttgatgaatggattCATCAATGATCTTTCTGCAGCAGCTATGGAAGTTCTGAAGGAGATGAAG AAGCTACAACAGCTGGATTTATACGATGAGCACGCTAGGATGAGGAGGCGATTGTTGAACGATCGCCTCCTACTCGCCGAAAGAAGCTTCCTGCAACCTGAAGGGCTCCAAGGAAGAGGGTGGTTTAAGCATCTG TTGTACTCGCCTCCGGAGGATTACGAAAGCAAGTTTTCGTTCTTCCCTGGGATCGCGGATGCCATCTCGCGGTCGGCCAATCTGAGTGACAAGGAACGAGAGGGGGCAATGCAGCATGAAGTGTGGAAAGTCTGCCGGGCAATTCAAAGGGCCGCGAGTGTTCTTAGAGGTGAATTCAGTGAGCAAAAACCGACGAAATTTAGCTCTTTGGTGGCTCCATGA
- the LOC136477223 gene encoding probable glutamate carboxypeptidase VP8 isoform X2, with translation MPHSVLARLPHGSIRLVVVFGLLLLVSLLVLHHRPGRPHVAAAATGGGLPDTSALFLSLSPGANASIAADLRALTAGPHLAGTPASAGAAAHVLARLRAAGLQTLTREYEPLLSYPGHASLALLRPDGSLLKRLSLEEPADEGHRVVPPYHAYAPSGGAVAEAVFVNLGREEDYVALERLGVGVRGRVAVARRGGGYRGGVVARAAEKGAVAVLIAGNADGGVERGVVLLGGPGDPLTPGWAATSGAERLGFDDKAVKRRFPTIPSMPVSAKTAAAIIRSLGGPAMPAEWKNGLGVDVGGVGPGPTLVNFTYQIGSTEWVEENLEDLHSKAVAYLNVDCAVQGVGFFAGSTPQLDKLLVDVTRQVKDPDVTGKMIHDTWNEMSGGIKIERLARTDSDFAPFLHHAGIPSVDLYYGEEFPGYHTALDTYNWMEKHGDPLFLRHLAITEIWGLLALRLANDPVLPFDYQGYSSQLQEHIKAFSALTSNSQAVNLMNGFINDLSAAAMEVLKEMKKLQQLDLYDEHARMRRRLLNDRLLLAERSFLQPEGLQGRGWFKHLLYSPPEDYESKFSFFPGIADAISRSANLSDKEREGAMQHEVWKVCRAIQRAASVLRGEFSEQKPTKFSSLVAP, from the exons ATGCCGCACTCCGTCCTCGCCCGCCTGCCCCACGGCTCCATCCGGCTCGTCGTCGTCTTCGGGCTGCTGCTCCTCGTCTCGCTGCTCGTCCTCCACCACCGCCCCGGGAGGCCCCATGTGgcggccgccgccaccggcgGCGGCCTCCCCGATACCTCCGCCCTGTTCCTGTCGCTATCCCCGGGGGCCAACGCGAGCATCGCGGCCGACCTCCGCGCGCTCACCGCGGGGCCGCACCTCGCGGGGACGCCCGCGTCGGCGGGGGCCGCCGCGCACGTGCTCGCCCGCCTCCGCGCCGCGGGGCTCCAAACCCTAACGCGCGAGTACGAGCCGCTGCTCTCGTACCCCGGGCACGCCTCCCTCGCGCTGCTCCGGCCCGACGGGTCCCTGCTCAAGCGCCTGTCGCTCGAGGAGCCCGCGGACGAGGGGCACCGCGTCGTTCCGCCGTACCACGCGTACGCGCCGTCCGGCGGGGCCGTCGCGGAGGCGGTGTTCGTCAACCTCGGCCGGGAGGAGGACTATGTCGCGCTCGAGAGGCTTGGGGTGGGCGTGCGCGGCCGCGTCGCGGTGGCGCGCCGCGGGGGCGGGTACCGCGGCGGGGTGGTGGCGCGCGCAGCGGAGAAGGGAGCCGTCGCCGTGCTCATCGCCGGCAACGCGGACGGCGGCGTCGAGAGAGGAGTCGTTCTTCTCGGTGGCCCCGGCGATCCGCTCACCCCCGGGTGGGCCGCCACCAGTGGTGCGGAGCGTTTGGGGTTCGACGATAAGGCAGTCAAGCGGCGGTTTCCGACTATCCCCTCCATGCCGGTGTCGGCCAAGACGGCAGCAGCGATCATTCGAAGCCTGGGCGGTCCGGCCATGCCGGCTGAATGGAAGAACGGCCTCGGGGTGGATGTCGGTGGCGTTGGACCTGGCCCCACGCTGGTCAACTTCACCTATCAG ATAGGATCAACTGAATGGGTTGAAGAGAACCTCGAAGATCTGCATTCCAAAGCTGTAGCTTACTTGAATGTTGATTGTGCCGTGCAAGGTGTGGGATTTTTTGCTGGCTCTACTCCCCAGTTGGACAAACTCTTGGTTGATGTTACAAGACAG GTGAAGGATCCTGATGTCACGGGAAAGATGATTCATGATACATGGAATGAAATGAGTGGTGGCATCAAA ATAGAAAGGCTTGCCAGAACTGATTCCGATTTTGCTCCATTTCTACATCATGCTGGAATTCCCTCTGTAGACTTGTACTATGGAGAAG AATTTCCTGGTTACCATACTGCTCTTGACACTTATAATTGGATGGAAAAGCATGGCGATCCATTGTTTCTTCGTCATTTGGCTA TCACAGAAATTTGGGGACTATTAGCTCTTCGATTGGCCAATGATCCCGTGTTACCTTTTGATTATCAAGGTTACAGTTCACAGTTACAG GAGCATATAAAAGCATTTTCTGCCCTGACGAGTAATAGCCAAGCagtaaatttgatgaatggattCATCAATGATCTTTCTGCAGCAGCTATGGAAGTTCTGAAGGAGATGAAG AAGCTACAACAGCTGGATTTATACGATGAGCACGCTAGGATGAGGAGGCGATTGTTGAACGATCGCCTCCTACTCGCCGAAAGAAGCTTCCTGCAACCTGAAGGGCTCCAAGGAAGAGGGTGGTTTAAGCATCTG TTGTACTCGCCTCCGGAGGATTACGAAAGCAAGTTTTCGTTCTTCCCTGGGATCGCGGATGCCATCTCGCGGTCGGCCAATCTGAGTGACAAGGAACGAGAGGGGGCAATGCAGCATGAAGTGTGGAAAGTCTGCCGGGCAATTCAAAGGGCCGCGAGTGTTCTTAGAGGTGAATTCAGTGAGCAAAAACCGACGAAATTTAGCTCTTTGGTGGCTCCATGA
- the LOC136454339 gene encoding LOB domain-containing protein 24-like, with protein MSTSATNTEAAAARSPGSKRCAACKNQRRKCGQDCVLAPYFPATDPQRYACVQRVFGASNVARMLQNLPVHERARAADTMAMEARRRVQDPVYGCAGIVGRLQGEIRAAQCELTRTQAQIAVHAAAARAPHPASAVDALSEAEHAPAAPLQQQDDDDDAREPFQGLDALLIDDYRWDALTRLL; from the exons ATGTCGACGAGCGCAACAAACACggaagccgccgccgccagaAGCCCGGGCAGCAAGCGGTGCGCCGCGTGCAAGAACCAGCGCAGGAAGTGCGGCCAAGACTGCGTCCTCGCTCCCTACTTCCCGGCAACGGATCCCCAGAGATACGCCTGCGTGCAGAGGGTCTTCGGCGCCAGCAATGTCGCAAGAATGCTCCAG AACCTCCCTGTCCACGAACGAGCCAGAGCAGCGGACACGATGGCGATGGAGGCGCGCCGGCGGGTGCAGGACCCGGTGTACGGCTGCGCCGGGATCGTGGGCCGCCTCCAGGGAGAGATCAGAGCGGCGCAGTGCGAGCTGACCAGGACGCAGGCCCAGATCGCCGTGCACGCCGCGGCAGCTCGCGCGCCGCACCCGGCGTCGGCGGTGGACGCGCTGTCGGAGGCAGAGCACGCGCCGGCGGCCCCTCTGCAGCagcaagacgacgacgacgatgcgcgGGAGCCGTTCCAAGGATTGGATGCCCTGCTCATCGATGATTATCGCTGGGATGCTTTAACTCGCTTGCTTTGA